The genomic stretch AGGGCATCTAACAAAAAGTCACGGTGGACGTCAATGAGAATGGCTGTATCCCACACTGACTCCCTGTCCTGCTGACCCAGATGGAAACCACACACGCCTGACGGCTCAGCTGTGTGCTCATGCGTCACTAATACCGTATTACTACAGCACCACCAATGTGCTTTGCAGCATACAGGAGAGCAGGTCCTTGCTGTGAGGACTTTACAGACTAAAATCCCAGACAAAAGAGAAAAGGGAGAGCGATAGAGACATGCTAAACGGGAGAAATGTGTACATATCAGCTACACACACTCTGGTTTAGTTACAGGGAGGTATGAAGGAGTTCTGCTCAAGGTTTTATGGAAAAAGTAGATTGTGGGGAGGGATGTGAGGGAAGTAACTGAGGTGGCACCATGCAAGTCTTCTAGGAGGCAGTTCCAACAGGAGGGCCAGCTAGAGAGGAAGAGTGGAGTCAGCTGAGGAGCAGGAGACCTTCAGACAGCCAAGGATGGAAAGCTGGAGGAGTGAAAGccatgggcagggaggtgggcaggacTGCACTTCATGGGGACTACGCAGTAACCTTGTGGAGCTCCTCGTAAACTCCAGTCCAGGAGGGAAAGCTGAATGCACAAGGTTTCACGCTTAAACTAAGTGGAGCTGAAAAGGTGTGCGATCATATGAAATATCTCTGTTCACAAAGTATCTCTGCACAAAGGAAAATGGGAAGAATTTCTTTGGGTGCTTCCCAGGTTTGATTACACACAAAAATCGAGTCAAAATTCCCAAACCACCCTCAGAGCAGGTCCCAGGTGCAGAACAGCTGGCATGGCGCCGGGGCTGGGGTGGTGGCATTTGGATGCAGAAATCTGGGTTCAATtctccactcagtcatgaagttcactggATGGTGCTGAGCAACTCGCAAGGTCGACTTAGCCTAACTTACTTCTCAGGGTTGGGGGCaaggataaaaataaaaattctctcGTTCCCCATGAATAACACACTGAATTAAGTGCTGGGATACAAATGTGACAAATGATGAGCAAATCGGTCTGTACCTGGAACTGTTCTCCAGTGAGAGGAGAGCCTTGGGTTCTTGAATATATCGGCTTTATACCTGCAAAGGAAGCAACACCACACAAGGAGATGAAACCCTAAACAAGAGGAAAGGCAGATCTTTCTGAGATCAGGCTTTTGCGCAGACCCTGCTCGCCCCCTCCCACGACTCCATCCAAAAGAGGTGACGGTCCCACTGACACACATTGACTAGGTCAGTCCTGCCCACTGGACAAGTATGATATTTGCCCCAGATGGCTGTGTTGTCAGGCTCCTCTGGGACCAGGTGTGCAGTTAaggccaacttttttttttcccccccaacctAGGAACTGAAACTTGATTGTGGTTCCCAGGGAGCAAGATGTGCTCCATCACTACTTCTGGACCAAGACGGAGGGGCGACAAGGAGGCACAGTCTGACTCTGTTACCCAGGCTGCTCATGTGATAATGGCCAATTCTGAAGGCTACTGCAACCTGCTGAAGAACATCTGCATGGATGTTGGCTTAAATACCCTCTATTTCTTCCCAGCTTTACTGGAAGACCTCATTTCCACTTCGTTAGAATGGAGATATGTTCCAGCTAAAGAGGAAAAAACCAGGACAGCTCTCAGGCACAGTTCACACCTTTCCTTCTTCTCCATGACTGCGCAGGGATCTGTCTGCTCCCCAGACCAGGGCAGAACGCCGCACAGCCACTTCACTAGACAGTAGCCCAAGGACTCAAGATCACTCCGGCGAGATGGTGCTAACAGGGCAGAAAAGAAAACGGGCATTAGTGCAACAGTCAGAGCAGAGTTCCAGATTCAATCTGCATACAGAGAAAATGGAGGCACGGCCTtactgcagggctggcccaagacatccTGGCAACTGAGGAAGCATTaaaatgctgcctcccctttcATGGTGATGCGCCAGCCACTGCTCTGCCCACACCCTGaacaggaaaaggaagatggggagggagtggaagaggaagcacaaAGAAGAAGGGTGGGCTAGAAGGGGAGGAGGTGCAGTGGAAGGAAATGGGCAGGTGGTAGTGTGTGGCCCCTGCCAATTTACTGCCTGAGatgactgcctcagttgacctcatggatggggctAGTGCTCTCTTATTGGTCACAACAGCTCACATAGCCATGTAGCTGTGCAACACTGAAGAAGTCACTGCTTTCGTGCATGCCTCATTTCCCcactgtgtacacacacacacacacacacagggtgtcCATAAAGTCCGTGTGCACTTCAAAAAATGTATAACTTTGTAAGTATTTGCCCTAGAAAGAATCTGTAAAAAGCATTAGAAAGCTTAGTGTACCTAGTTTTTAAGTAAAGTTACTGAGCATTTCTTCAacacaatatttttaacaattttgcTAAACTTTAAAAATACTTCTTTTCAGATTTACTTATGACCCATGGCTTCAACGGAAGAAAAAGTAAACTGTGTCCTTTGGTTGGCTGAACTGAAATCTACTGTTGCTGTACAAAGAAAGTTTAGAACTGAATACAGTAAAGAACCACCTCATAGGAACTCTAGTACCAAATGGATGAAGAAATTCAAAGAGACAGGCTCTGCCCATGATAAGCCGCAGTCTGGCCCCCACGTTCGCCAGACTTAActccattagatttttttttatgagGACATGTGAAAACAATTGTGTATGCAAGTAAACCTCGTTTGTTAGAAGACTTGAAAGCTAAAATAATGTGGTTTCAGGAATTACTGTAAATCAATTGGCAAATGCTTCTGGAGAACTGCAAAATTGTATTACCCTTTGTATTACTAATGATGGTGGACATGTGGAAACTTAAAAAGTacagtaaaacaataaaaaatatagattttcttctttctaattctttttacagattctttctagcacaaatacttacaaagttataaatttttttaaagtgccacCATATAATCATATATATATGATTATACAAATACCTACATTTGTATAATTTTTTGTATAGTTTCTGGCCCATAGCTGTGAAGCAGCTCAGTCACCCCCTTCATTCTATTGATTTAGCACACAAGTGCACACACACTGTAGAACAGCAACTGTTTGGTTAATTGATTATGTTTATTTGCAGATTATCAAAAAATCAATATAAGTGCCTTCTTCCAACTATGACAGAAGCACAAGATAATACGTGCAAGCCACTGTTAGAAGGAGAGGCCATTTTTAAGgcttcatttttctttctctattACAGTCACTCATGAAAATCCAAAAAGCCTAAAAGAATAACCAGCAGCCCTACCAATTCTAGCCAGGCTCTACTGATAAATCAATGGAaactttagttgattaatctactgattaaagcTGCCTGCCCTAGCAGAATCTGGTCTTGGCTACTGAGTGGGGAACATTTCTTCACGTTCACAGTGCACTAAAAGAAGAAGCTGAAGGCCATGCAAATGAGATGGTCTACttctaaaacataatttaaaatgttttttgagTGTGGATTGTGGAGTGTGGATTGTGGAGTGTGGATTCAAGCCATGGATTGAAACACATTGAaggatctagtcccaacgtttcactttcagctgtggaaagcatcttcagggggtTATAAAAAATTTTGTATCCTCTGCTAAATTTCTGGGTAACATCTCTTTCTGTAGGCAGACCAAGTAAGTATCTAACTGGTATCTGCTAGATGGCCACAAGATTAATTGCCAGCCCCTACTGGAATTTTTAAAGGCACACTTACACTCTTTTGCCTGTTCATCATTATCACAATTTCCTATATAGGTTTCTCTTCAGCAAACTTCTGACCAACTTCTGTTTATTGTAAACAGTGGAAAATACTATGGTAAATATTATGGCATGGTAAATACCATATAGTTTATGGTAAATATTATTCATGATAAATAGTGGCAGGCACATCATTCACAGGAATAAGGGAGAAATCTCATGATCAGCTGCCTGGCTAGGGAGAGGTCAACTTCTGGATAGAAACCACCATTGAGGGGACCGGGAAAAAGCCATAGACCAGGATAGTCAAGCCCATGGTTCACAACAACAACACACAGTCTGTCCCCTGGACACAAAATCTCACCAGCTCCTTTATGGCTATCCAGGCTGATGAATTCCAAGGTGCCTTCGTGAGGAGTCCTGCTGCCCTCACGTTGAGGTACATGGTTCCCCCCAGGGAAGTATCGAAAAGCAAAGCAGTAATTGGCCAGGgtgacctgggaggggggttagaaggAGAGTTATGAACAGGTTCTTGGGACTGCTGTTCTTGTTCAGCCTAGACTGCTCTGAGAAATACCCAGTTAGGGCCGGTCCCTCAAAGCCCTGATCTATAGCTCAGCCACAGCCTAGAAGATGCTCTTGTTCAAATGAAGGAAGCATCTGCAGGCGCAACACCGACAGCAGGCCCTGCACAGATCTCTTCCGCACCCTGACTGTAAAGACAGCTCCTCGCATATTCCTCGCTCTGGGTTCCTAATATAGCAGAGAGGGAAATACACCGTGCTCCCTGACAGACATCTCTCCCAAACTGACCTACAGCAAAAGAAGCAATTTTGGGAGAAACAATCTGTAAAGCATTCCCAAGAAGGAAGCCATTGGTCCACCTGTTGGGCTTAACTCTTTTCTGCCTGCACTTGAGGCATCTCGCTTTTTCCTTCTGAAGTTAGAACAGTCTTGCTAGAATCTTTTGACTCTGTGGGAACGCTTCTTAGTAGCAAGAGCATATTTTGTACCTGTCACCACCTTACCTCAGTAAGGTCAGCTGGATTCACATATACATTCTCAGCAGTCACATCCCCATGGGTGTATTCGTTTGCATGGAGGTACTCCAGTGCATCCAGctaaaggaaaaggaggaaggtgagCATTGCAAGGCCAGCATTTCCTGAGGCCACCCCAGTGCATGGCGACATCTCCCAGACCATTCTCAGAAGGGAGATGCCTGCCACAGCCTCTTCGCCCTGAAGCGACACATCTAAGACATTCAGGTaccaggccagtggttcccaaactgagtgcCGTGCTGAACTCTCAGGTGCGCTGTGGGATGTTCCCAGCGACCTCTTCGTACTGGCTCTCCCaggagctgccatcttggctgggccgaGACCTTGTGCAATTCTCGTGCATGGTTCCGCCACGACAGGGCACCGTGACCacggtaagtttggaaaccactgcactaggcccATCTGACAAGCTGCTGTTTGCTTCTTAGAATAAGTAACCTCAAGCCCACAAGCACCCAGCTCTGTGCAGCACTTGACGCTAAGCTTTCCAAGTCCTAATGTGCAAAGAACCCAAGACACTGCAAACCAGCGCTCACTGTAGGCCTGAGGGCCAAACTTAGCGTAGGAGCCTGGCCCTGTACAACATTAGCTTGATGTACAACATTAACTTGATGGTCCTGTACAACATTAGCTTGATGACTGCTTTCCCCTTCAAAACACCTTTGGAGAAAGCGCTTTGCTACAACAGAGGACCGGAAGGAGATGCTTAAACCTCTTCGTGCCAGTCCTTTCCCATTCAGCCTTCCCTCAATGCAAGCTGTAATCTTCCAGAATCACATTTATCTTAACCATGGAGGAGAGGGAAATGGGCTAGTACAGAAAGGGTTACTAAGCACCCTTTCCTGCAGCTGCCATCAGGACAAGATTACATTCTGCTGCACTGTAATATTTAATTTAGTTCTGACAAGGACAACTCTCATTAACAAAAGGAAGACTCTGAACTTCTCTGAGTCACCTTTTATAGCAGCAGCAAGGCAATTACCCATAATTCCATGCGCCTGGTAGGGACCTACTACAAAAAAAAGTGGGGTTCCCCACCCACATGGATAAAAGAAAGCCCAAAAGAGACAATCCATATTAACACAAAACTCTGCTATAGTATGCAAGGCAAGCTTCATCATGTATTATCTGAAGAGGGTTTTACACCCAAGGACTAATACAGTATGAAGTTTGCCTTGCATGATAGCAGAGTCTCGTGTTAACAGAAATAAGGAACATTCTTGAAAGAATCTCCTAAATGAGGTCCTACCCAGGCACCCATCACACTGTGTATGTCTTTGCATAAACAGTTTACGGTCATTCGACCGATAGACACTATAGGGGGAGCCTGCTTACCCGCGGATTTTATATCCGCAGATCTGGTTCAATGTGGGTCTCCTGCCCCCATGCTGAGCCAGACCTGAATCAACCTGAACCTTCTGAAGGCCACCAGAGCTGCGTTCCGGTCACCTCTAGAGGGCTTCTTGAAGCCCACAAAGGCGGCatgctctgcaggcttcagaaagacccttacaggcaaaaaaaattctactactggttttccttcagaaaccagaagccctccaggggggttccctgggcctcagaatgccttaaaaggcataaaaacatcacttccagtttcccaagggaaactggaagtagattTTTTTTGTCCATAAGGGtccttctgaagcccacagagtggCATCTGTGAGCTTTGGTGGGTTTAAGGGGCCAAaacagtggatttcattatctgtgatttttggtatccacagggggaaggggagaggcgggtccgaaAACAGATCCCCCGTGGGTGCCGAGGCCCCACTCGAATCTTTCGTATTGGAAGTGCTGACATTCAGAATTCCTTATACATATATCAAGGATTGAGTTGCACCTGCTCTTTTGGGGTTCTGCTGTCCCTTTTGGGCTCTCTTTTATTTCAGTCACGGCAATAGCCTGCATTTCAGAGCTGGGAGGAATTCAGAGCAAATTCCCCCCTTAGCATCCCATACCAGCCTGATGCCGATCTGCAAGGCCGCTTTCTCTGTCAACTTCTTTGCATTATCATCCAAGATTGACTGAAGGGAGCGACCCAGATCTGAGAAGACCACGAATCTGCCGGTCAGAGAAGAGGACGCTGCACATTAGCTGCACCTTTTAAGACTGGACTATCCCTCAGTCCACTTACAGgtgacctctggctgcttcccctcCATCTTCGCATCAGTTAACTCCCCTTCAGCTTCAGGACTGTTTGCAGCAGAAACCAACAGTAACCAGGACACGCAGTGAAGTCCTGCAATTTCTTTCTGCTGTCCCTTATTGCATCACTACAGCCATGGCTGTCTAGAGTCTGacaacccccccctcccaagttcaTGCATACAAAACCCAGCACTACCAGAAGACTtgaagcaggagaaggaggctTGAAGCAGCAAGGAGGAAGGGGTAAGGACAGAAAGAAAGACCCTGCAGGCAATCCATGCCCATTCACATCACAGAATACTTTGCTGCCCGGCAAGCAGAGTTGGTGAATAAGAAAAGAACAGCTGGGCGATAAAGATCTGGAAGGTCAGAGCAAAATACAGGAAAGGGCTGAGGCCACAGGAAGAGGGAAGTGgggcaaaggaagaggggatttCTCACCCAGTAAGTGGAAGTGAAGGTGAAGAAAATTTAGGATCGACAGAAGAGAGAAGATGGTGTGGGATAAAGAGCAGGAGATGGGCGTTAAATTATTGAACTATTTGAAGGATTGCCTCCTCTCACGCAAACCTGCCCATATGGGAAGATCAACTGCACCCTGCTGTAGGTGCTCTCCCCTTCAGAAGTGCATCTTGTTTGCTGTCTTCTGACAGAACTGAATAGAGGGGGGTAAATAATTTCAACGACACGAAAGGGAGAAAGGATGCACAGGAGGTCATAGCTGCAGCTGCCTCACCTGTAGTCACAATGGAGGCCAAAACCAATGCAAGTGGGAATCCCCAGTAATGGTACTGAATACTGTCTCTTCCACTTCTCCACTGCGAAGGGAGACAAAAGGTGAGAGGGGGGAGTTGCCAGAAATACAAGGCGACAGAAGAGGCATCCTTACAAACATAAGGCTTCTCTTCTGACCACATAAACTGCTTGCTGCACTGCTAGGAGAAACGTGAGGCCAAGCAGGGTTTTACCTCTTAGACCTGTATCTTCACACACTCCTTGTTCAAATGTGAACATTCATAAGGCAGGTTGCTAGCACATGTTTCTTCTCCAAACCAAATGATTAATACTTGGCTTTCTAGGTATTCGGAGATGCCTGTGTCTCCTTAAAAATGGGAGCATCTGTTTACCTATATAACATTAGGACTGGCATtaacctcctggcacctgaggtggaaTGCCAAATAATGCCCCCCTTCCCTGATGATGCATGGACATCTGTTCCTCTCGCTCCCTGAACTGGTTGAACCTCATTCGtcaatgaggtttttacaagtatttttCCATGAGAAAATCTCACAGAACCTCCCGTTTCTCCAGAAGTTTCCCTTCACAGTGGCTGCCAACATTCTGGCCACCAACATTCTGGCCACCAATCCTTGTGCCCTCCAagctctcacaggcagctgcaaaccaagtTCAGAccagttctcaagatgttatcctcCATACTCC from Tiliqua scincoides isolate rTilSci1 chromosome 13, rTilSci1.hap2, whole genome shotgun sequence encodes the following:
- the VRK3 gene encoding serine/threonine-protein kinase VRK3 isoform X2 codes for the protein MQITPTPSVKELFQKDKNELPQSPAKKRVTVLVPGMATASASVKHCLPGRNTTDTTSPKDKAKLGPRSPRKDRRASVGPLPEGQILTDQNNKQWTLVKLLSQSDCGLLYEAKSTFEAPPRKKKYSLKLDAKEGKLFNEQNFLLRAAKKATVEKWKRQYSVPLLGIPTCIGFGLHCDYRFVVFSDLGRSLQSILDDNAKKLTEKAALQIGIRLLDALEYLHANEYTHGDVTAENVYVNPADLTEVTLANYCFAFRYFPGGNHVPQREGSRTPHEGTLEFISLDSHKGAAPSRRSDLESLGYCLVKWLCGVLPWSGEQTDPCAVMEKKERYKADIFKNPRLSSHWRTVPDALKSYLEQVMSLDYDEKPDYEGLRTFLTRPLELMGASAYDPVDLKVVP